The following proteins are co-located in the Noviherbaspirillum sp. UKPF54 genome:
- a CDS encoding iron-sulfur cluster assembly accessory protein — MHSFVALCCEMRRPPSFFDSVFLRMCKFSLTPQAAPQVLAAAHNASAENMFLRVTGRRDECGAVIHGMGFDELRPGDLQMESQGVKVVITPAHAALLDGTVLDFVQLNTGGTRFVFVNPNDDGCATNLGGCGYCDVRCRPAISCH, encoded by the coding sequence GTGCATTCATTCGTAGCCCTGTGCTGTGAAATGCGCAGGCCTCCATCATTTTTTGATTCGGTATTTTTACGTATGTGCAAATTTAGCCTCACTCCACAAGCTGCGCCACAGGTCCTGGCCGCCGCGCACAACGCCAGTGCTGAAAATATGTTCCTGCGCGTGACTGGTCGACGCGATGAATGTGGTGCGGTCATTCATGGCATGGGCTTCGACGAACTGCGGCCCGGTGATCTGCAAATGGAATCGCAAGGCGTCAAGGTCGTAATTACACCTGCCCATGCAGCACTGCTGGATGGCACGGTTCTGGATTTCGTACAACTTAATACCGGCGGGACGCGCTTTGTGTTCGTGAATCCCAATGACGACGGCTGCGCGACCAACCTAGGTGGTTGTGGTTATTGCGATGTGCGATGCCGTCCCGCGATATCCTGCCACTGA